In a single window of the Gossypium hirsutum isolate 1008001.06 chromosome A13, Gossypium_hirsutum_v2.1, whole genome shotgun sequence genome:
- the LOC107902300 gene encoding uncharacterized protein, with protein MDDDPERAKFCLENTMRVLNKLSCTPKESLKCPVSLLKDTAYHWWKTISSVVPRESIIWEFFQAEFRKKYISQRFLDQKWKEFLKLKQGNRTMSKYEKEFVRLSQYAKEWVQTEVEMRKRFEEGLNQEINLLIVIAEI; from the coding sequence ATGGATGACGATCCGGAACGTGCTAAATTTTGTCTTGAGAATACCATGCGAGTTCTCAATAAACTGTCGTGTACTCCTAAGGAAAGCTTGAAATGCCCGGTGTCGTTGTTGAAAGacactgcataccactggtggaagactataTCCTCGGTGGTACCAAGAGAGAGTATCatatgggaatttttccaagcggAATTtaggaagaagtatattagtcaaaggtTTCTAGATCAAAAATGGAAAGAGTTCTtgaaactcaaacaaggaaatagaacCATGTCAAAATACGAAAAGGAGTTTGTAAGGTTAAGTCAGTACGCGAAGGAATGGGTCCAAACAGAGGTAGAAATGCGTAAGCGCTTCGAAGAAGGTCTAAATCAGGAAATTAATTTGTTAATTGTGATCGCCGAGATATGA